From the Thermococcus guaymasensis DSM 11113 genome, one window contains:
- a CDS encoding CBS domain-containing protein: MRVKTLMTKDPVVIQLPATREYALGLFRKHNVRSFPVVNKEGKLVGIISIKRVLLHPDEDQLAMLIRREVPVVKPDDDLKKAVRRMLEMDYRRVLVVDDEGKVVGILTVGDIVRRYLAKNEKLKDITIEPYYQRNVGVVWEGTPLKAALKALLLCNAMAIPVIDDDGSLVGMVDETDILKDSEVIRVMRSTALAVSSEEDWILESHPTLLFEKAELQLPKKPVKDIMNTNLVVATPHMSVYDVAQKMVKYHIEQLPVIRGEGDLVGIVRDMDIIKVILNK, from the coding sequence ATGCGTGTGAAAACCTTGATGACCAAGGACCCGGTGGTCATACAGCTCCCTGCAACGAGGGAGTATGCCCTTGGGCTCTTCAGAAAACACAACGTGAGGTCGTTCCCCGTTGTAAACAAAGAAGGAAAGCTCGTTGGGATAATAAGCATCAAACGTGTCCTCCTCCACCCTGACGAGGATCAGCTCGCCATGCTCATAAGGAGAGAAGTCCCCGTTGTCAAGCCGGACGATGACCTGAAGAAGGCCGTTAGGAGAATGCTTGAGATGGACTACCGCCGCGTCCTCGTTGTGGACGACGAAGGCAAGGTCGTCGGTATACTCACCGTTGGTGACATCGTGAGGCGCTACTTAGCTAAAAACGAGAAGCTCAAGGACATAACGATCGAACCCTACTACCAGAGAAACGTTGGTGTTGTGTGGGAGGGCACCCCCCTGAAGGCCGCGCTTAAAGCGCTCCTCCTCTGCAACGCGATGGCAATCCCTGTCATAGACGATGATGGAAGCCTTGTCGGTATGGTAGACGAAACTGACATCCTCAAGGACAGTGAGGTCATAAGGGTAATGAGGAGCACAGCACTGGCCGTCTCCAGTGAGGAGGACTGGATCCTTGAGAGCCACCCAACGCTCCTCTTTGAGAAGGCCGAGCTCCAGTTGCCCAAGAAGCCCGTCAAGGACATCATGAACACCAACCTTGTGGTTGCAACGCCCCACATGAGCGTCTACGACGTGGCCCAGAAGATGGTGAAGTACCACATCGAGCAGCTGCCTGTGATAAGGGGCGAAGGAGACCTCGTCGGCATCGTAAGGGACATGGACATCATCAAGGTAATCCTCAACAAGTGA
- a CDS encoding homoserine dehydrogenase — MREVKVQLFGFGNVGRAVARVLLEKERFFREKYGVKFKVVSIADTSGTVWLPEGIDLREAILVKENFGKLSSWTNEYEVYSFSPAEAVKEVEADVVIDVTNDRSAYEWHLSALREGKAVVTSNKPPLAFHYEEIIGEAERRGLPYLFEATVMAGTPVIGLLRENLLGDSVKRIKAVLNATTTFILSRMEQGVDFERAIEEAQKLGIAERDPSGDVLGIDAGYKATILHCVAFKPITFDEIAVKGIAEVTVDEVKRALSKGKRIRLVATVEDENVRVAPEEVSGPLAVSSNENVALIESDLLGELLIKGAGAGLKETASGVVSDLVKASLRLVE, encoded by the coding sequence ATGCGGGAGGTTAAAGTTCAGCTTTTTGGCTTTGGCAATGTTGGAAGGGCAGTTGCCCGCGTCCTGCTTGAAAAGGAGCGCTTCTTTAGGGAAAAATACGGGGTGAAGTTCAAGGTCGTGAGCATAGCCGACACGAGCGGGACCGTGTGGCTCCCGGAGGGTATAGACCTCAGGGAGGCCATCCTCGTCAAGGAGAACTTCGGGAAGCTCTCCTCCTGGACGAACGAGTACGAGGTCTACAGCTTTTCCCCTGCTGAGGCAGTGAAGGAAGTTGAGGCGGACGTTGTAATAGATGTAACGAACGACAGGAGCGCCTACGAGTGGCATCTATCTGCCCTCAGAGAGGGAAAGGCAGTCGTTACGAGCAACAAGCCGCCGCTGGCCTTCCACTACGAGGAGATTATCGGCGAGGCCGAGAGAAGGGGCCTTCCCTACCTCTTCGAGGCGACCGTGATGGCCGGGACGCCGGTCATCGGGCTCCTCCGCGAGAACCTGCTCGGCGACTCCGTGAAGCGGATTAAGGCAGTCCTGAACGCGACGACGACGTTTATCCTCAGCAGAATGGAACAGGGGGTTGATTTCGAGAGGGCCATCGAGGAGGCTCAGAAGCTGGGGATAGCCGAGAGGGATCCGAGCGGTGATGTTCTGGGAATTGACGCGGGCTACAAGGCCACGATTCTCCACTGCGTGGCCTTCAAGCCGATTACCTTTGATGAAATTGCCGTCAAGGGTATCGCCGAGGTCACAGTTGACGAGGTTAAGAGGGCCCTTTCAAAGGGGAAGAGAATAAGGCTCGTCGCGACCGTGGAAGATGAGAACGTGAGGGTCGCCCCTGAGGAGGTATCTGGGCCATTGGCAGTTTCAAGCAACGAGAACGTCGCCTTAATCGAGAGCGACCTCCTCGGCGAGCTCCTCATTAAGGGTGCCGGCGCGGGTTTAAAGGAGACGGCGAGCGGAGTTGTCAGCGATCTGGTGAAGGCCTCGTTGAGACTTGTGGAGTAA
- a CDS encoding ASCH domain-containing protein, producing the protein MEHVIALHQVYAELIFRGLKTVEVRKRRAFEEGDLVFLYIARGNPYELRDTLRRLNLHEEQTLTQRGTIAGGFEVGEVIKADLDTLWEMAKETSGLTLVHGENGKKWLGNYIKDYGYVFTIERPFLFKEPMSREEMKEKYGIHVEGIIHLSRKTRKPWVRALIEDLLARDYFYP; encoded by the coding sequence ATGGAGCACGTCATAGCGCTCCACCAGGTTTACGCCGAGCTTATCTTCCGCGGGCTTAAAACGGTCGAGGTCAGGAAGAGGAGGGCCTTTGAAGAGGGCGACCTAGTTTTCCTCTACATAGCGCGTGGAAACCCCTACGAGCTGAGGGACACGCTGAGGAGGCTCAACCTGCACGAGGAGCAGACGCTGACCCAGAGGGGGACGATAGCAGGGGGCTTCGAGGTCGGGGAGGTCATAAAAGCGGATCTTGATACGCTCTGGGAGATGGCCAAAGAAACGAGCGGTCTAACCCTCGTCCACGGCGAGAACGGGAAGAAGTGGCTGGGCAACTACATCAAGGACTACGGCTACGTCTTCACCATCGAGAGGCCGTTCCTCTTCAAGGAGCCGATGAGCAGGGAAGAAATGAAGGAAAAGTACGGAATCCACGTGGAGGGCATAATCCACCTGTCGAGAAAAACGAGGAAGCCGTGGGTTAGGGCTCTGATTGAGGATTTGCTCGCGAGGGACTACTTCTACCCCTGA
- a CDS encoding ZPR1 zinc finger domain-containing protein, translating into MSEKEKRGERVNADPEVGDVQVINLGDCPICGGKGTLKALQHIHEIPYFGKVMESTIICERCGYRNADVMILEDRPPKLYTVKVEEEKDLFTRVVRSKSGTIELEEMGVKIEPGLAAEGFITNVEGVLERVRETLLMAREFKRQEGDEEAVNKADELLQYIEDVKEGKKPLTVRIADPLGNSALIGEKVKSRLLTEEEIRKLSLGPYRIVNPEELESSENESGEASSEKASENKEAQG; encoded by the coding sequence ATGAGTGAGAAGGAAAAGAGAGGCGAGAGAGTTAACGCTGACCCTGAAGTTGGCGATGTCCAGGTCATAAACCTTGGGGACTGCCCCATCTGCGGTGGAAAGGGAACGCTCAAAGCCCTACAGCACATTCACGAGATACCCTACTTCGGCAAGGTCATGGAGAGCACCATCATCTGCGAGAGGTGCGGCTACCGCAACGCTGACGTCATGATACTGGAGGACAGGCCGCCAAAGCTCTACACGGTGAAGGTCGAGGAGGAGAAAGACCTATTCACCCGCGTCGTGAGGAGCAAGAGCGGAACCATAGAGCTCGAGGAGATGGGCGTCAAGATCGAGCCCGGACTGGCGGCTGAGGGTTTCATCACCAACGTCGAGGGCGTTTTAGAGCGCGTCCGCGAAACGCTCCTCATGGCCAGGGAGTTCAAAAGACAAGAGGGCGATGAGGAGGCGGTGAATAAGGCCGACGAGCTACTCCAGTATATCGAGGACGTCAAGGAAGGGAAGAAGCCCCTGACGGTGAGGATAGCCGACCCCCTCGGCAACAGCGCGCTGATAGGCGAGAAAGTCAAGAGCAGGCTGCTGACTGAGGAGGAGATAAGGAAGCTCAGCCTAGGGCCATATCGGATAGTTAACCCAGAAGAGCTTGAGAGCTCTGAAAACGAGTCGGGAGAAGCCAGTTCAGAGAAAGCAAGTGAGAACAAAGAGGCTCAGGGGTAG
- a CDS encoding cell division protein SepF yields the protein MGLFDSILKKEEKKPKKKPEAVKAAVTKKEEKPLPRDVEVVPLEEDVLAREIVKPHFKYVKKIVVTSYSDLERISEELQEGNLVLVDLSPLEIKPDILEKVVEQIKGITAALGGQVVKVCKGEIRLLLTPEDVKIAK from the coding sequence ATGGGCCTGTTCGATAGCATTCTAAAAAAGGAGGAGAAAAAACCTAAAAAGAAGCCTGAGGCGGTCAAGGCGGCAGTGACAAAAAAGGAGGAAAAGCCCCTTCCGAGGGATGTTGAGGTTGTTCCCCTTGAAGAGGACGTTCTCGCGAGGGAAATCGTGAAGCCTCACTTCAAATACGTCAAGAAGATAGTGGTAACAAGCTACTCGGATCTCGAAAGGATCTCAGAGGAGCTCCAGGAGGGCAACCTCGTTCTCGTAGACCTTAGCCCCCTTGAGATAAAGCCCGACATCCTCGAGAAGGTGGTCGAGCAGATCAAGGGCATAACCGCGGCCCTTGGGGGACAGGTAGTTAAGGTCTGCAAGGGGGAGATAAGGCTCCTCCTCACACCTGAGGACGTTAAGATTGCCAAATGA
- the rrp42 gene encoding exosome complex protein Rrp42 produces MSDIEVMAGIMKDRILNLLKDGKRIDGRGFEDYRDIEVKTGFIEKAEGSAWVRIGGTRVLVGIKVDVGEPFPDLPDRGVMTTNVELVPLASPTFEPGPPDERAIELARVIDRGIRESQAVELEKLVIVPGKLVRVIFIDVHVLDHDGNLFDATGLGAMAALMTTKIPKIEYNEETGEIVKLDEYEPLPVRHIPLPVTFAKIGSNIVVDPNLDEETVMDSRITITTDETGHISSVQKSEGGSFKLEEVMYAVDTAMRKAEELRKILLEAVGSAS; encoded by the coding sequence ATGAGTGACATCGAGGTCATGGCAGGTATAATGAAGGACAGGATACTCAACCTCCTCAAGGACGGGAAGAGGATAGACGGCAGAGGTTTTGAGGACTACAGGGACATCGAGGTAAAGACCGGCTTCATCGAGAAGGCAGAGGGCTCCGCCTGGGTGAGGATCGGTGGTACGCGGGTTCTCGTGGGCATAAAAGTGGACGTGGGAGAACCGTTTCCGGATCTTCCGGACAGAGGCGTCATGACGACCAACGTTGAGCTCGTTCCCCTGGCATCACCGACATTTGAACCCGGTCCACCGGATGAGAGGGCAATAGAGCTGGCCCGCGTTATAGATAGGGGGATAAGGGAGAGCCAGGCAGTTGAACTTGAGAAGCTCGTCATCGTCCCAGGCAAACTCGTGAGGGTCATCTTCATAGACGTCCACGTCCTCGACCACGATGGGAACCTCTTCGACGCCACTGGCCTGGGCGCGATGGCCGCACTGATGACAACGAAGATACCGAAGATCGAATACAACGAAGAGACCGGCGAGATAGTGAAACTGGACGAGTACGAGCCCCTCCCTGTTAGACACATTCCCCTGCCCGTGACCTTCGCAAAGATCGGTTCGAACATCGTGGTCGATCCAAACCTTGATGAGGAGACTGTGATGGACAGCAGGATAACGATAACGACCGACGAGACCGGCCACATCTCTTCAGTTCAGAAGAGCGAGGGTGGAAGCTTCAAGCTTGAGGAGGTCATGTATGCCGTTGACACTGCAATGAGGAAAGCTGAAGAGCTCAGGAAGATTCTCCTAGAGGCCGTGGGTTCGGCTTCCTGA
- the rrp41 gene encoding exosome complex exonuclease Rrp41 translates to MMGRPEGLKLIDENGRRLDGRKKYELRPIKMEVGVLKNADGSAYVEWGKNKILAAVYGPREIHPKHLQRPDTAVLRVRYNMAPFSVEERKKPGPDRRSVEISKVIRGALEPALILEMFPRTVVDVFIEVLQADAGTRVAGITAASLALADAGVPMRDLVAACAAGKIDGEIVLDLNKDEDNYGEADVPVAIMPLKNDITLLQMDGYLTKEEFIEAVKLAIKGAKAVYQKQREALKEKYLKIAQEVAGNE, encoded by the coding sequence ATGATGGGTAGGCCAGAGGGTTTAAAGCTCATCGATGAGAACGGCAGGAGACTGGATGGAAGGAAGAAGTACGAGCTAAGGCCTATTAAAATGGAAGTTGGCGTGCTGAAGAACGCTGACGGATCCGCCTACGTTGAGTGGGGCAAGAACAAGATCCTCGCGGCTGTTTACGGGCCGAGGGAGATCCACCCCAAGCACCTTCAAAGGCCCGACACCGCTGTTCTCCGCGTCAGGTACAACATGGCCCCCTTCAGCGTTGAGGAGAGAAAAAAGCCCGGTCCAGACAGGAGAAGCGTTGAGATAAGCAAGGTCATTAGGGGAGCACTCGAGCCCGCTCTGATACTGGAAATGTTTCCAAGAACCGTTGTTGACGTATTCATTGAGGTTCTGCAGGCAGATGCTGGGACGCGCGTTGCAGGAATAACGGCGGCTTCGCTGGCACTCGCCGATGCCGGGGTTCCAATGAGGGATCTCGTGGCGGCCTGTGCCGCGGGTAAGATCGATGGGGAGATAGTTCTCGACCTCAACAAGGACGAGGACAACTACGGCGAGGCCGATGTCCCAGTCGCAATAATGCCACTCAAAAACGACATAACGCTCCTTCAGATGGACGGTTACCTGACCAAGGAGGAGTTCATAGAGGCCGTCAAACTCGCCATAAAGGGAGCTAAGGCCGTCTATCAGAAGCAGAGAGAGGCTCTGAAGGAGAAGTACCTCAAGATAGCCCAGGAGGTGGCTGGAAATGAGTGA
- the rrp4 gene encoding exosome complex RNA-binding protein Rrp4, translating to MRRIFVKPRELVVPGTLLAQGPFKNGRGTFREGNRIYSTVVGLVEIRGDMIRVIPLEGPYIPEVGDNVLGKIVDVRFSNWTVDIGAPYQANLRVQDAVEERIDLLKTDLRKIFDIGDIIYAKVKAFNEVNQIDLTTKGMPFRGGPLRGGQLVTITPSKVPRVIGKGGSMINMIKKLTGTRIIVGQNGWVWVSGKNDELEKLAVEAILKVDRESHVQGLTDRVKEFLLSRLRDLKEKGIIEVMPQLEENDEGEEK from the coding sequence ATGAGGAGGATTTTTGTAAAACCAAGGGAGTTGGTGGTTCCCGGGACACTTTTGGCCCAGGGGCCATTTAAGAACGGAAGAGGGACTTTCAGGGAAGGCAACAGGATATATTCAACTGTGGTGGGGCTTGTTGAGATCAGGGGGGACATGATACGGGTCATACCGCTTGAAGGTCCGTACATCCCAGAGGTTGGAGACAACGTCCTCGGTAAGATCGTTGATGTTAGGTTCTCCAACTGGACTGTGGACATAGGGGCGCCATACCAGGCAAACCTCCGCGTTCAAGACGCTGTGGAAGAGCGCATAGACCTGCTCAAGACCGATCTGAGGAAGATCTTTGACATAGGGGACATCATCTACGCCAAGGTGAAGGCATTCAACGAGGTCAACCAGATTGACCTGACGACCAAGGGAATGCCCTTTAGGGGCGGCCCTCTGAGGGGCGGCCAGCTCGTTACCATTACCCCATCAAAGGTTCCTAGGGTCATCGGAAAGGGCGGCTCAATGATCAACATGATCAAGAAGCTAACTGGAACGAGGATCATTGTGGGCCAGAACGGATGGGTCTGGGTTAGCGGAAAGAACGACGAGCTTGAGAAGCTGGCCGTTGAAGCGATCCTGAAGGTTGACCGTGAAAGCCACGTTCAGGGACTGACCGACAGGGTTAAGGAGTTCCTTCTCTCCCGGCTCAGGGATCTCAAAGAGAAAGGAATAATCGAAGTGATGCCCCAGCTGGAGGAAAATGACGAGGGTGAAGAAAAATGA
- the psmA gene encoding archaeal proteasome endopeptidase complex subunit alpha, protein MAFVPPQAGYDRAITVFSPDGRLFQVNYAREAVKRGATAVGVKFKDGVVLAVEKRITSKLIEPSSYEKIFQIDDHIAAAPSGIIADARVLVDRARLEAQVYRLTYGEPVPLTVLVKKICDLKQAHTQYGGVRPFGAALLMAGINEEPELYETDPSGAYFEWKAVAIGSGRNTAMAIFEEHYTDDIDMEGAIKLAILALAKTLEEPSPESIEVAYITTEDKRWKKLDKNEVAKYLNEILEEIKEEEVEEREEDYSELDRNY, encoded by the coding sequence ATGGCATTTGTGCCGCCGCAGGCAGGTTACGACAGGGCGATAACGGTTTTCAGCCCTGATGGGAGGCTCTTCCAGGTCAACTATGCAAGGGAAGCCGTAAAGAGGGGAGCAACCGCTGTGGGTGTGAAATTTAAGGATGGAGTCGTCCTGGCCGTTGAGAAGAGGATAACCAGCAAGCTCATCGAGCCGAGCAGCTATGAGAAGATATTCCAGATCGACGACCATATAGCCGCCGCCCCGAGCGGTATCATAGCCGACGCCCGCGTTCTGGTGGACAGGGCCAGGCTGGAGGCCCAGGTTTACAGGCTCACTTATGGTGAACCCGTCCCGCTCACCGTTCTGGTGAAGAAAATCTGCGACCTTAAGCAGGCCCACACCCAGTACGGCGGTGTGAGGCCTTTTGGTGCCGCCTTGCTGATGGCAGGCATCAACGAGGAGCCCGAGCTCTACGAGACCGATCCGAGCGGTGCCTACTTCGAGTGGAAGGCCGTCGCGATAGGCAGCGGCAGAAACACCGCTATGGCGATCTTCGAGGAGCACTACACCGACGACATAGACATGGAGGGCGCAATAAAGCTCGCCATACTCGCCCTCGCGAAGACCCTTGAGGAGCCGAGCCCGGAGAGCATAGAGGTCGCTTACATAACCACCGAGGACAAGCGCTGGAAAAAGCTTGATAAGAATGAAGTTGCAAAGTACCTCAATGAGATCCTCGAAGAGATCAAGGAAGAGGAAGTCGAGGAGAGGGAAGAGGACTACTCCGAGCTTGACCGGAACTACTGA
- a CDS encoding HIT family protein, whose protein sequence is MKCPFCEPDERNVLYEDSLIKILIDSYPANRGHLLVVPRRHVERWEDLTEEEKISLIRGMELAMKALRKALNPDAFNVGMNLGREAGQTVPHLHLHVIPRWKGDSKNPRGGVRKAVLDLEDENLSLKERWVRNRMSEEEVESLRKALNALI, encoded by the coding sequence GTGAAATGCCCATTCTGCGAGCCGGATGAGAGGAACGTTCTCTACGAAGACAGCCTTATCAAGATCCTCATAGACTCCTACCCAGCCAACAGGGGTCACCTCCTCGTCGTCCCAAGGAGACACGTTGAGAGATGGGAGGATCTGACGGAGGAGGAGAAAATCTCCCTGATAAGGGGAATGGAGCTGGCCATGAAGGCCCTCCGCAAGGCACTGAACCCTGACGCCTTCAACGTTGGCATGAACCTCGGAAGGGAAGCGGGCCAGACCGTCCCGCACCTGCACCTCCACGTCATCCCCCGCTGGAAGGGGGACAGCAAAAATCCTAGAGGCGGTGTCAGGAAGGCCGTTCTCGATTTGGAGGATGAGAATCTGAGTCTGAAGGAGAGGTGGGTGAGGAATCGGATGAGCGAAGAAGAAGTAGAAAGCCTCAGAAAAGCCCTGAACGCACTGATCTAA
- a CDS encoding MFS transporter, whose amino-acid sequence MLSKYGRDAKILIGANALGQTFLWFSFFIMPFYLTALGYNEKEMGAFFSTQTTVGGLFFLLAGYVSLRLGYRKTLLLSAFAGLMGRILQVLAPNTFILFLGFVLVGVNMGLRQPNYNAYLSELVPGEMRHEAFSKSFGLGTLFNSLGVLIAGFLPGYLMGLSFTEETAYRITFSLSILQFVFVIPALLLVRDVEVKERKIKWEKDLVIKILKFSLPSALIGLGAGITIPFMSIYFKKRFGETLQAISWVFFFQQLAMGLGSFGLPELVKRYGPVRVITSFQGLATLLFVVFPSLETFALAGAVYVLRAILMNIIWPINDSFMMGFFRAEEKATANGIRQAFSTFMRGIGNSIGGTLFAVSLAYPFYATAVLYAVATVMFYALFIKHNE is encoded by the coding sequence ATGCTCTCCAAGTACGGCAGGGACGCGAAGATACTCATCGGAGCGAACGCGCTGGGACAGACCTTCCTCTGGTTCTCGTTCTTCATAATGCCGTTTTACCTGACGGCTCTCGGCTACAATGAGAAAGAAATGGGAGCGTTCTTCTCAACCCAGACGACTGTAGGGGGACTCTTTTTCCTTTTGGCAGGCTATGTTTCTCTCAGGCTCGGCTACCGGAAGACACTCCTCCTGAGTGCGTTTGCTGGGCTTATGGGGAGAATCCTGCAGGTTCTCGCGCCGAACACGTTCATCCTCTTCCTTGGGTTCGTCCTCGTGGGAGTGAACATGGGATTAAGGCAGCCTAATTACAACGCCTACCTGAGCGAGCTCGTTCCGGGTGAGATGAGGCATGAGGCGTTCTCCAAGAGCTTCGGTCTCGGGACTCTCTTCAACTCACTTGGGGTTCTGATAGCTGGCTTTTTGCCCGGTTACCTAATGGGACTATCGTTCACAGAGGAGACCGCATATAGAATAACATTCTCCCTCTCAATCCTCCAGTTCGTCTTTGTTATCCCCGCCCTGCTCCTCGTCCGGGACGTCGAGGTTAAGGAGAGAAAGATAAAGTGGGAAAAAGACCTAGTAATAAAAATCCTCAAGTTTTCACTGCCCAGCGCCCTCATAGGCCTCGGTGCGGGGATAACGATACCATTCATGAGCATCTACTTCAAGAAGCGCTTCGGGGAAACCCTCCAGGCGATAAGCTGGGTCTTCTTCTTCCAGCAGCTGGCGATGGGACTGGGCTCGTTTGGACTGCCGGAGCTCGTCAAGAGGTACGGGCCCGTCAGAGTCATAACGTCATTCCAGGGGCTTGCAACGCTCCTCTTCGTCGTGTTTCCGTCCCTAGAAACGTTCGCACTGGCGGGAGCGGTCTACGTGCTCAGGGCAATACTCATGAACATAATCTGGCCGATAAACGACTCGTTCATGATGGGCTTTTTCAGGGCCGAGGAAAAGGCAACGGCAAACGGGATAAGGCAGGCCTTCTCAACGTTTATGCGCGGAATCGGAAACTCCATCGGCGGGACGCTGTTTGCAGTCTCCCTGGCGTATCCGTTCTACGCCACCGCCGTCCTGTACGCCGTAGCAACGGTCATGTTCTATGCCCTCTTCATAAAACACAACGAGTGA
- a CDS encoding indolepyruvate oxidoreductase subunit beta — protein sequence MEFNLIITGVGGQGGLTLSRIVGNAAMVEGYNVRIGETLGMSQRYGSVLSYLRFGEEVYSPLIEEGEADLMLALEPAEALRNARFLGKDSVAIVNAYPIHTATTLVGKERYPELEEIKEALGKICPVHMMNFQEEADRINPRTLGVLMLGYAYGKDLIPLKRESLLEGIKLTLREKLWEVNFRAFERGEELAKE from the coding sequence ATGGAGTTCAACCTCATCATTACCGGAGTCGGTGGTCAGGGCGGTCTGACCCTTTCGAGGATAGTCGGGAACGCCGCGATGGTCGAGGGCTATAACGTTCGCATCGGCGAGACCCTTGGAATGAGCCAGCGCTACGGTAGCGTCCTCAGCTACCTCCGCTTTGGCGAGGAGGTTTATTCTCCTCTCATCGAGGAGGGGGAAGCGGACCTAATGCTCGCCCTTGAGCCCGCCGAGGCCCTGAGGAACGCGCGGTTTTTGGGAAAGGACAGCGTGGCAATCGTCAATGCTTATCCGATTCACACCGCGACGACCCTCGTCGGAAAGGAGCGCTACCCTGAGCTTGAAGAGATAAAAGAAGCCCTCGGAAAAATCTGCCCCGTCCACATGATGAACTTTCAGGAGGAAGCCGACAGAATAAACCCAAGAACCCTCGGTGTCCTGATGCTCGGCTACGCCTACGGGAAGGACCTGATACCGCTCAAGCGCGAGAGCCTTCTCGAAGGAATAAAGCTCACCCTGCGCGAGAAGCTCTGGGAGGTGAACTTCAGGGCCTTCGAGCGCGGTGAGGAGCTGGCAAAGGAGTGA